A genomic region of Palaemon carinicauda isolate YSFRI2023 chromosome 11, ASM3689809v2, whole genome shotgun sequence contains the following coding sequences:
- the LOC137649378 gene encoding craniofacial development protein 2-like: MPKRDILLCMGGVNAKLGNANDGFSECIGVHGVGKMNDNGVRFVTFCLAKELMISKKLFKHRDIHKYTWTSPCGKHHNQIDYLAINIKYKYSLLDIRSLRGADIRSDHQLLVSTLRHNLNAKKNNVNIPPKYDIEKLRQQSSG, encoded by the coding sequence ATGCCAAAACGTGATATTCTTCTTTGTATGGGGGGCGTGAATGCAAAACTAGGTAATGCTAATGATGGTTTTAGTGAATGCATTGGTGTCCATGGTGTAGGGAAGATGAATGATAATGGTGTTCGATTTGTCACTTTTTGTTTAGCTAAGGAATTGATGATAAGCAAGAAACTTTTTAAACATAGAGATATACACAAGTATACTTGGACATCTCCCTGTGGAAAACACCACAACCAAATTGACTATttagcaataaatataaaatataaatactcacTATTGGATATCAGATCTCTACGGGGAGCTGATATAAGAAGTGATCACCAACTTCTTGTCTCAACACTTAGACACAATTTGAACGCcaagaaaaataatgtaaacatACCCCCTAAATATGACATTGAAAAGCTAAGACAACAAAGCAGTGGGTAG